The Styela clava chromosome 13, kaStyClav1.hap1.2, whole genome shotgun sequence genome has a window encoding:
- the LOC144431358 gene encoding kelch-like protein 26 → MSKVSDDEFDLDIDVNEHNALMMGKMHSMKKDGQHSDLVIKVVSEEFLVHKNMMSAGSDYFNAMLSHDNLESNTGIVDMKEVDVNSVKVCIDYIYTGKASITLEKSERLLHVAALMQLSVLCDKIAVFLEAKLDVKSLLIIKQIASMFEIQILKTACDEFALTNMGAISQEEYFNELDVEFISFMVGSKNLAYSEDSKLAVLLQWIKADIGQRKKLLVEMINLINLNNVSSRYATFLVENESLCVESPLIMKLLFLKMTEKFGVKGESAKIPANASEFNTFAVFDKTSTKIKTFHSEQNEWQELKNLHDSMVDSLYTAVMVKDFIYVFIDDNRSVYRINISEPDSTWTRLSDQQCDHDMYLQAAVCNEFIYLCGNGTLEEYIISKNMWSVVKSEKIVLMYCTLVGFQESLYVIGGYSGRSLASVNRYLQQSTWSSVKAMNVPRQIPAATVYRNRIFVAGGYGLGSLSSSEFYDAQTDSWTNLASMTVPRYGFSLCTVGDELFAIGSDKVGSQLVEKYSFESNRWEHHINIPENMNIAPLASLAYKLPS, encoded by the coding sequence ATGTCAAAGGTTTCAGATGATGAGTTTGATTTGGATATTGATGTAAATGAACACAATGCATTGATGATGGGAAAAATGCATAGTATGAAAAAAGACGGACAACATTCTGACCTCGTCATCAAAGTAGTAAGTGAAGAGTTCCTGGTTCACAAGAACATGATGTCAGCGGGTTCTGATTATTTTAATGCGATGTTGTCACATGATAACTTGGAAAGCAACACTGGAATTGTTGATATGAAGGAAGTCGATGTCAATTCTGTGAAAGTTTGCATTGATTATATTTACACTGGAAAAGCTTCAATTACTTTGGAGAAAAGTGAACGACTACTCCATGTTGCAGCTTTGATGCAATTATCAGTACTTTGTGATAAGATAGCTGTGTTTCTTGAAGCCAAGTTGGATGTGAAATCACTTCTCATCATCAAACAAATTGCTTCTATgtttgaaattcaaatattaaaaacagcaTGTGATGAATTTGCATTGACTAATATGGGAGCAATTTCACAGGAAGAATACTTCAATGAATTGGATGTGGAATTCATCTCTTTCATGGTTGGATCGAAAAATTTAGCTTATTCTGAGGATTCTAAACTTGCTGTTCTTCTGCAATGGATCAAAGCTGATATTGGCCAAAGAAAGAAGCTTCTGGTTGAAATGATAAATCTGATAAACCTGAACAATGTTTCATCTCGATATGCAACATTCTTAGTGGAAAATGAAAGCCTGTGTGTTGAATCACCTTTAATCATGAAATTATTGTTTCTCAAAATGACAGAGAAATTTGGTGTTAAAGGAGAATCTGCAAAAATCCCCGCTAATGCATCTGAATTCAATACTTTTGCTGTTTTTGACAAAACTTCGACGAAAATCAAAACATTCCATTCAGAACAAAATGAATGGCAAGAACTAAAAAATCTGCATGATAGTATGGTAGACAGCCTTTACACTGCAGTCATGGTGAAGGATTTCATCTATGTTTTTATTGATGATAATCGTTCTGTATATCGTATTAATATTTCTGAACCAGATTCAACTTGGACGAGATTGTCTGATCAGCAATGTGACCATGACATGTATTTACAAGCAGCAGTTTGTAATGAATTCATTTATCTGTGTGGCAATGGTACATTGGAGGAGTACATTATCAGCAAAAATATGTGGAGTGTGGTGAAAAGTGAAAAGATTGTGCTAATGTATTGTACATTAGTTGGATTCCAGGAATCACTTTATGTGATTGGAGGTTACTCAGGTCGTAGTTTAGCATCTGTGAATCGATATTTACAACAATCCACTTGGTCTTCAGTCAAAGCAATGAATGTTCCTAGGCAGATTCCTGCCGCTACTGTTTATAGAAATCGAATATTTGTGGCAGGCGGATATGGTCTTGGATCCTTATCAAGTTCAGAGTTCTATGATGCACAAACAGATTCTTGGACAAATTTAGCCTCTATGACTGTTCCTCGGTATGGTTTTAGCCTTTGCACTGTTGGTGATGAATTATTTGCAATAGGAAGTGATAAAGTCGGATCACAATTAGTTGAGAAATACAGTTTTGAATCAAATCGTTGGGAGCATCATATTAATATTccagaaaatatgaatattgctCCACTTGCCAGTCTGGCATATAAACTTCCGTCTTAG